The DNA window ttccgtccgtcttgatcaagccacacacatgatatgacgtttctacccctcacaagtacaagtataatgcatgtcaatgaggggtagaaatgtcatatcatgtgtgtggctggatcaataaccatcaagacggacggaaaaattgacggaagtgctaaaaatgggaatatggtgaactttggatgctattaaagtgaaccggtaactttcggtgctataaaaccaaaaacgtgaactttcgatgctatataaccaattttgcctgttttatttcattatatgatcCCATCAAATataaattagcatcacatgaaagtacttcaaaatataaatctagtgatgtaacatatataatacttaATATAGATATACTTTCtccattttacaatgtaagtcattttaacattttttacattcatattgatatatatatgtctagatttattaacatcaatatgaatatggaaaatgctagaatgatttatattgtgaaacggagggaatcgATAGTATGGTTACTAGTCAAAAGTTATCGAGTTtgaatttgggacggagggaatagtatGGTCTACATGTTCAAATTCACGTATTGTAATTTTTACCGTTGTCATACGACAACCATTTTGCCTGGCCAAAAATACGACAGCCATTTTGACCCGTGATGTGACAGCAAACATTTGACGCAGTAACACAGCCAACACTTTTGAGCGTCAAAGTGGTGCACACAAGAAAACGCCTCTATACTTTCGTAACGACCAAATCAGAAAATCTTAAAACTTCGCCGGCCGGAGAGGCGCCGGAGCTAGGCGCTGCGTGCCAAAGCACCATTTGGCACGGCCCGCCTCGTGCGACTTTTTCCTCTTGTCCCCTCGACAAATCTATGCACGGCCCGTCACCATGCAAACCACAACGAACAGTGATGTGCCACTAGCAGCAGAGACCTGTCATCCACACGCCCCCGCCGGCGacaatggcgccgccgccgtcgtcattgCTTCgcgacctcctcgccgctgaTGGCTTCAGAAACCGTCGCAAGCCGCCTGACAGTAACCCTCCGGCCGCCCCAAGGACCACGAGCATGCCCCTCCAGCACCGGCGGCCGAGTAGGCCAGCACGGTCGCAGTCCGACGTCCTCACCCGCAGCCGCctcagagaaacaaacaacgtCGGTACTAGCGATGGCGACGgagtcgacgccggcgaggagcagcgGACCGCCACACGGAGGTCATCGGCGTCGCTGATGAGCGCGAGGagctacaacaacaacaaggacagcggcggcggcgccatgaggGGCGGCTCAGCTGCCGCGGTACCGGCTCTCGACGAGTCCGTGCTCACCGCGTTGATCTCCCTGGTCGCGGGAGCCGTGAAGCGGTTCGTCAGGGACGAGGGCTTCCGCGCGTCGCTCCGCGGCGGGTGCATGTCGTGCCTCGGCGGCGAGTCCAACCACCGGGCGGTCCTGGACCTCCGCGTGATCGTGCACACCGTCGAGAGGGCCGCGAGCGAGGGGCTCGACGACCCGCGCGACCTGAAGCGCGCGTCGCTCAGGCTGCACGCCATGGCGTCCCTCGACGCGAAGGAAGCGGACGCGGTGACCGCGGCCGGCGTGCCCTACCAGCGCCTCGCCGCGTGCGCGCACCTGTACATGTCCGTCATCTCCAAGCTCCAGGAGAAGGACCACTCCTCCGCGGTGCACGTGCTGGAGGCCTTCTGCTTGGCGCCGCACGAGGCCCGCACATCCCTGCTTCCCGCGCTCTGGGACAGGCTCTTCCGCTCGGGCCTCTCGCACCTCAAAGCGTGGCGTGACCGCGAGTCGGCGACCGCGGCGAGCTCGGATACGAGGGTGAAGGACGTGGAGAAGATGTTCGTAGAGGCAGTGGACGATGGCACACGCGCGCTCGCATGCTACTACAGAGATTGGCTTCTGGGGCGCAGCCAAGCCATGTCTCTCCCGGTTGTTCCTGCTCCTCCCAGCACCGTTCTTGCCAGCGCGCTGAGGTTCTCGACGTCGACGTCCTATGACATTGGCTCGGATGTCGCTTGTAGCTCCGGGAGTTACAGTCCAGCTGTAAAGTTTGCGCTCGACGAGACTCCATCACAATATGATCGAGAGatcgaagaggaagaagaagcagaggtGGACGAGAAGACAGCAGATGCAGAAAGCGTGTTCCATGAGTGCGATGGCACTGAACCGAAGAGCTACACTCACTCACTTCAGACAGAAGAAAACGAGCTAATGCCTGACAAGCTAGCCAACGAGGCATCTGAACGAAAggtcagcatttttttttctgtggaaTTAACTTTTCTTGCATGCGCAATTGATCATGCGCGGGAAAAAGATCAAAATTCTGATGGTTTACGCCTCAAAATCTTAGAGTGAAGATGAACGGAGCAGACAACCAGATGAGTCAACGAGTTATGTGCCAATTTCTGATATCACGGCTATTGACCTTCCTACACTCGAGTTCTGGTGCGAACCTCTCTTTGCATTTTCCAATCTTTTCATGCATGTCATACTGATCTTTGCATAATTTCGTGTAAGCTTCTCAGTGAAGGGCCTGATCTCCAGAGTGACACAGATGGCAGTCAAATATCCATTTTTGCCACCATTCCTAGTGATTTCCTCTGTCCACTGACGAGGCAGATCTTCAACCGTCCGGTGACAATCGAGACAGGTCAGACGTTCGAGCGGCATGCTATAGTGCAGTGGTTCGATAGAGGCATCAGAATGTGCCCAATTACAGGTCAAGAACTTGAAAGCCTGTCGATTCCAGACATAAACCGTGTGTTAAAACGCTTGATCGATAACTGGAAGTCTGAACACTGCaaaactctgaactctgaaagtACATGTCCTGAAAAGGAGTTAACTGTAACATTCGTAGAGAATGTCCTTTCTTCTGAATGCGAGACGTCTGAAAAACTTGAGAAGGCAAGGCGTCTTATGGCAATCGGTGGCATAGACTTTCTTCTGCATAAATttcatggaggaggagaagatgagaAGGCACAAGCAGCTGATCTCCTTTTGCTCTGCATCAGGGCAGAAGGAAGCTGCAGAAACTACATGGCCATAAGGATTTGTAACTCAAGTGTTGTGCAGCTTCTCCACAGTGAGGTGATTTCAGCAAGGAGTTCTGCAGTTCGTCTGCTTGTTGAACTGCTCTGCCTGAAAAGGTTCTGTCTCCTGTTCGTAACACCAAATGCATCCAAATATGTCTTGTATGTACATGCGCTTCCATCTCACAAAATATTTCAATTGTCACAGAAGGGAAATAGTTGAATTGTTCCTACGTGGATTGCGCACAGAGTTGACAATGGAGACTATGAATCTACTACTCGAGCATCTCCGACGCTCGCCGAACGAAGAACAAGCTCTGGGTGCTGTTCTACTCCTGCATTTTGATCATGCATTGGTATGCTGCTTTAGTCCATCTTCTGTTGCTCCTAATTGCATTTGAAGTGCTACTAACATAGGATAGAATACCAAAAACTAAAAACTTTTAGAGGAATTAAAAATTACCTTCAAACCTTATGGAGATCGGTCTGATCGGCATGTATGCACCTGTCTAATTGCGCCTGTTCCACCAGTTTGACTGGTGTAGAAGATTCGGCCTGATCGCTCACCGAGTCACCGTCATCGGTCTAACCGTTGTGTACTCTTCGGTGTAACCGTTGAACCTAAGCAAAAACACAAATCGAAAACATCTTGAAAGTAGatcaactttattacttctaattatgtttacaaagtacaataacaatatttttctctaaaaattCGACTACTATTTAGGTTAAACCTAATTTTCTCTCAGCAAAACTCTCATGAAAATCGAAACTAATAGGTCTCAACCCCTCTTCTATTTATACCCTTAGGTGGTTGCACAGAAACCATGAATCCAACTTGTACTAATGTCTTAATCCACTAAGAATCCTTCCAGTACAAGTATCCAACTTATCTCATTAAAATTCAAACTCCAATCTTCTCAAATTTGAACACCCCACAAATCTGACTCCGCTATCCATACACACAATCCCTCTCGTATGCTTTATGGAATCTTCATTAACCACGTATATTGTTTTTTAGCTTAAGCGTCCGCATAATCTCCCAATTGTCCAGATATCAACTTCTCCCAAGTTAACTCTAGACCCATCGCCAGCAACACTCTCCCAAGGCACTAGGACACAcatacacatgaatcaaacaagaaaCAATATCTGAGcacaatttttttccccaatttGACTTCACAGTAGCacacaatagtattacacatatataaaaatcatCTAGAAGTTATAAACATGATAAAATCACAAGTATTCGAAGAAACAACCGAAACCGATTCCGAGCAGGAGCCAGCCGGTCGGATCATTGGGGCGGCCGATCTGACCACACACTAcacgctggtctgaccggcctactCCACCCAGTCTGACCAGTCCCACACAGTCAGTACAACTTCACCAATAAACCACTAATTATCTCACAAAGTCAATTAtttatcataataaaataataatcaaaacactCTGATTTCACACTAACCACCTAAATTTCTTGCCTACTTTCTCTGCGTGATCTATGATATTGCTAAATTCCTACCCTCGGAGGAAAAATGTCTCTGAATAAATAACCAAGACTGTTACACAATTCAACTATGACAAAGCAATATACTGAACCTGTAGTCTGTAAATAATCTGGCAGGTGGAGCCACACAGAGATAGCGTATACAGAGAAGAGGCTGCCAAGATCATCACACATTCTCTGAGATGCTCCCTGTCTGAAGAAAATGTCGTTGCCAACACCAGGAAagcactgctgctgctgggagGGCATTTCTCCTTCTCGGGCGACCTCCTTGCAGAGGACCGGATGCTGAAACAAGCCGGCTTCGTCGACGGCTCACGTGTCACGCGTGCCGATTCTGACGCTGCCGTACAGGTAATGTATCGCACAGATACAAACAATAATATATCCAACTAAAAATTTTCCAAGTTGCTCAGAGAAATTCCTCTGCGTCGATCAGGACAAGGGAAGAGACGAAGACGAGGTGTGGCTGAGGGATGTGACCGCGGCGCTACTCGGCAGCGGGAGGAGGCCGTTCCTGGAGGCGCTGTCCATGTGCATGAGCTCTCCCAACCACGACCTGGCGGCCGCGTGCCTGACGACGGCTGCGTGGCTGAGCCGGTCGCTCGCGTCgatcgacgccgccgacgtgcAGCTCGCCGCGTTCTCGGCCCTCATCCCGCGGCTGAAGcagcgcctcgccggcgaccggTCGCAGGCTCAGCATCGGGTCCTCGCGTCCGTGACACTGTACAACTTCAGCAAGATCCCAGGTAATGATGCGAAAAAACTTAGCCGCACCGGCACGGCATGGAGTATAATCCGTCTGCGACGCGAGAGAAGTCAATACTAGTCATTAGTCAATGCCTGCATTGATTATGAACACGAGAAATCCAGTTAGGCGGCTAATGATGGATTTGGATTGCGCGCAGACTGCAGGGCCCTGCTGATGCTGCTGGCTGACGGCCTTCGCGATCACCTGGTCGAGCTCGCGGAGCTGACATGGACGGCCGGTCAACTGATCACCGAGCTCCAAGAGTGACGTTAACCTCCGCCACGACGCCCAGCGTACGCTACATGCAAGTCGCCGGCGCGCCTCTCGTGTTCGTGGAAGATTCAGCGGATGGAGCCCGCTGATTTTCTTGCccccttcagagttcagaatcGTCTCAGCTCCAAACAGTTATCGGACAGAGACGGCACGCTATGTAAATGTTGATGCGTACGGTAGATTATACTATACCTTGTTTAGTCGTTTTCTCTCTTCTTGGGTAACATATTCGACGAGCCGGCCGCTGTGAATATAATTTGATTATGCCTGACGGAGTCCTTGACGTTTGTACTTCTGAATATTTTTGGGGGGCAAAATCCAGTCTTTCAATTGGTTATTTCCACTTGCAGAACTTTAGTGGTGGATTAGGATATTTTTGTCAGGCACTTATCAGTGATCACAAGTCCCTTTAGGTGCTAAGATTTTGAACAGCAGCACTTGATAAAGGGATTTCACTAAGGTGAGACCTATAAGTATGTGCTATGGGCTAGGAGTACATGGTTTTAGTGTCCCTGTCCTTTGCGTGCACGCCAGTTTAATCTATTTAGCTTTCATAATATTGTAAGCCTACGAATTTCGTGTTGGTCCTGAACTCCTGATTACCTTTAAGTAGTGTTAATCCTTTCTTTGCGAGGAATTAATTAGTGTTATAATCCAAAATTTATCGAGCAATTAATTCAAGCATAATCCCGTTACAATTCGTCAAGCAAAATTGGACGCCAATTTGCAACCCCGGTAAGGCATTAATTCAAGCTTTAATCTGCTTTTCAGACGGTCATGCTTTAATCTGCGAGGTTAATTAAGCTTTTTTAAGAGCATACAAACATTATTAAGCGGTTAGTTTAATGCATTTTCATTAATGTCGATCTTTTTGGCGTATACTCTCTACAAATATAGCTTGAGATAAACTGGAGCACGTCATGCCTACAGCCTACTTCTATCCACAACACTATTCGTGACAGATTCGAACCATACTCGACAAGAGGCTAATATGGACGAACATACCTAAGCAGATACTAGTGCGTGCCAGCAgataaatgaaaagaaaaaaaaaatccaacctatCCCAAAGACTTGGATGGCTGTCAGGCTGTTCGTCACCGGGTGATTGATTTTCCTTTGTTCGGACTAAGATTCAAAAAGGAATTTttgtactctctctctcccaaaataaatacagttttacactattcacatCCAACGtgtgaccgtttgtcttatttaaaatttttctatgattagtatttttattgttagtagatgataaaatataaatagtattttatgtgcgactaaattttttaaatattttcataaaattttaaataagacggacgatcaaacgttggacggTCAAATGGATTTTcacagctgcacttattttaggaagGGGTGGTACAACCTAGATTCAGAGAGAAATTCTTGTTCGGACTCTTCACATGCAAGGCCTTGCTTCAAGCTAAGCCTGCAACGGTCTCTTTCTCTTCAGCAGCTCAATTTGCAACAACTGGACGACTATTTCGTGAAATTAAGCCGGCCAGCATGACAGGATTGTCAGCCTATTATCAGCGTATACAGGACGGGCAAATTTTCGTGGGATGGATTCTGCATACGGTTTGCAagtagtagtgtagtactagtacacGATCCAGGAATCCATCTTTTTCGGCAGCAACGTCTAGCGTCAGTTGCTGCACATGGCGTGGTGCATAATCAATCCATGTGCGAAGCCGCAGCGACGCCGGCCACGATTTGCGAGCATGATTTGGAACACAGGCAtcgcaaaaaaattaaaagaaggcCAAATCAGAATCCAAGATATGGACAGATCGTTGTCCGTCTATACAAGCCAAGATATATTCAGCAGGGATAATTGCTAAGCCGCTGTCAGTTGAACGGTTGGGCATGCCATCCTTGTCCATCATCGGCTAGAGCGATTCTCCTGCAGATGATGGGTCAACTCCTGAGCCGATTTTTGATTTTATTATCACTGGGATTTCTTGCTCCTTAAACCTTAAGCTTGTCCGGGATATTCCTTGTGCAAATCGCATCAACAAGGAATCCAAAAACTGGATAGAGTAGATGGTGAATTCGCATGTTTATGTGAGCAAAAAGTGCCGTGTCATCCTGATCCCTGAATCTGACACAAGCACGAGCAGATAACCCTCGTGCAGTGCTGGTGCATCATTCAGCGCATGGGAAAGTTCCATCTACTGGTAGCTTTGGCCGGCATCTGGAAGCAATGGAACCATAGGCTACTAGCCAACACTCGTGGAGAGAGAATCCAATCAATCCAGCAGAGTCCATAGTGGTAATGGAAAGATGAAAAGTTAACGACAGCAATACGGAAAGGAAGAAATTGGGAAAGGCAGCGCCGGACCTACGTTCCCGCGGAAAAGATAACATGGACTGTTAGTATTTACTTTTGGGAAAGTGAATATCCTGCAACACGCACGAGTGAGAGTGAAAGTAAGTgggaaaactattttaatccctattttttttcatgtcacataaatagttataatttttttaaaagaaaaattaaaaatgcgtattaacatatgatataaCACTTCACAACcatgtaagttcaaattcaacttctacatttcGTAacatcaaatttgtttttttacgagatatagaagttgaatttttactAGAGTGATATATCACGTATTAATACATCccctcaatttttttaaaaaaatgttttcataaccatttgagtaaTATCTAAACAACGAGGGGATACGGATCAAAATCCTCTTCCAAGTAAGTGTGTGGTCTTGATTGGCAGAAAGCGCTAATgcatttgtaaacaaaacagtAGTGATCGACTAGCAACGGCCGAAATGGGCAAGAAGACGTGACCTTGGGGTCGTTGGTGTTCTTCTAGTAGTGGGCAATGCTCATTAAAGGCCTAATGGGACAGTTAAGGATACGTTCACATGCTACCACATTATATATCCTGTAGAATGGGAATGAGCAGGCAGCAGCAGTGAGTCAACAAATAGTACAAGTCAAAAGTCAGGGAGATGAGCTTTCAGGCAAGTAGTACATTTCTGCGCACAGTTTTCCTCGATCCGTTCGTAGATCTGATGATCGGATGACAGATACTTGTGGGTTATCTATCCAGTTCCAAACAAAAATTCGTCCAGTCCCACGCATGCCTAAGAACTCAGAAGCTTCCTCGCAGTTGGAGTGATGTCAATAGAAAACGTGCGCGAGAAagagtttttttctttcctgtgGTGTGCGTGACATCGGTTTTTCTTTCTTGTGGTGTGCGTTGTGACATCCTCTCTGCTCGCTCGCTTTCCTCAGTCACACACTCTAGTAGTACTCTACAGTCTACACTCACACTTGCCTTTTCTCCTCTAGTCTTCTCAATTCTCATATCTAGCTGTACGCAGCTCTCAACAACAAAAGCGATGCAGACGCCGCAAACGGCAGCCATATGGGCAGTTGGGCACCGAGCCACCGAATGGTAAGCAGGTGTGCAGCACGCTACTCCGTTCCTCGGACCCGCGAGACAGCGAGAGGCTCCGGGTGAAGGCGGATGTGGGGTGAGAAGCATCCCCGCAGCCGCGCGCGTACGTTGCCCCTCGCGACAAAAAtgccgcgccgagccgcgccgcgaACCGCGGTTGGCAGTTACAACAGGCGAGCGGGGCTACCCAACTCCGCGCGGCTGGCGCGCGGGCGGGTTGGTTGCCCCGGTGCGTCCCCTCCTCACCGGCTCGGCGGGTCCACCCCCAACCCACGCCTGCCCTGCACGGCAGAGTTCAGTGTACCCATCCGCTTCGCAGAAGCCGATGCGGGGGCAACGAGACGAAACCCGCTGCCGACTTCGCCTCACCTTCCCCGCTCCACCCCCCCGTCCTTACGTGCAAAAATCCAAAATCACGCCAAGTACTCCCCACAAGCCCATCAAC is part of the Oryza glaberrima chromosome 4, OglaRS2, whole genome shotgun sequence genome and encodes:
- the LOC127770048 gene encoding putative E3 ubiquitin-protein ligase LIN-2; the protein is MAPPPSSLLRDLLAADGFRNRRKPPDSNPPAAPRTTSMPLQHRRPSRPARSQSDVLTRSRLRETNNVGTSDGDGVDAGEEQRTATRRSSASLMSARSYNNNKDSGGGAMRGGSAAAVPALDESVLTALISLVAGAVKRFVRDEGFRASLRGGCMSCLGGESNHRAVLDLRVIVHTVERAASEGLDDPRDLKRASLRLHAMASLDAKEADAVTAAGVPYQRLAACAHLYMSVISKLQEKDHSSAVHVLEAFCLAPHEARTSLLPALWDRLFRSGLSHLKAWRDRESATAASSDTRVKDVEKMFVEAVDDGTRALACYYRDWLLGRSQAMSLPVVPAPPSTVLASALRFSTSTSYDIGSDVACSSGSYSPAVKFALDETPSQYDREIEEEEEAEVDEKTADAESVFHECDGTEPKSYTHSLQTEENELMPDKLANEASERKSEDERSRQPDESTSYVPISDITAIDLPTLEFCEGPDLQSDTDGSQISIFATIPSDFLCPLTRQIFNRPVTIETGQTFERHAIVQWFDRGIRMCPITGQELESLSIPDINRVLKRLIDNWKSEHCKTLNSESTCPEKELTVTFVENVLSSECETSEKLEKARRLMAIGGIDFLLHKFHGGGEDEKAQAADLLLLCIRAEGSCRNYMAIRICNSSVVQLLHSEVISARSSAVRLLVELLCLKRREIVELFLRGLRTELTMETMNLLLEHLRRSPNEEQALGAVLLLHFDHALVEPHRDSVYREEAAKIITHSLRCSLSEENVVANTRKALLLLGGHFSFSGDLLAEDRMLKQAGFVDGSRVTRADSDAAVQDKGRDEDEVWLRDVTAALLGSGRRPFLEALSMCMSSPNHDLAAACLTTAAWLSRSLASIDAADVQLAAFSALIPRLKQRLAGDRSQAQHRVLASVTLYNFSKIPDCRALLMLLADGLRDHLVELAELTWTAGQLITELQE